From the Quercus lobata isolate SW786 chromosome 6, ValleyOak3.0 Primary Assembly, whole genome shotgun sequence genome, one window contains:
- the LOC115993626 gene encoding protein FAR1-RELATED SEQUENCE 7-like produces the protein MDANEDLSPRVMDDNEDLSPRAGMEFDTLEDAWEFWLKYGRQMGFDVRKNYINKSKKDGKITSRGFVCAKQGIRGSEKEDMIRTRNRDDTRTNCPVKLYVSLVRETGKYKYFLDVGNTKDVGNTTLFWLILILQYDG, from the exons ATGGATGCCAATGAAGATTTGAGTCCTAGAGTCATGGATGACAATGAAGATTTGAGTCCTAGAGCTGGTATGGAATTTGATACATTAGAAGATGCATGggaattttggctaaaatatggAAGGCAAATGGGCTTTGATGTTAGAAAGAATTACATAAATAAAAGTAAGAAGGATGGAAAGATAACATCAAGGGGATTTGTATGTGCAAAGCAGGGCATTCGAGGTTCAGAAAAAGAAGATATGATTCGCACTCGTAACCGAGACGATACAAGGACTAATTGTCCTGTAAAGCTGTATGTTTCATTAGTGCGAGAAACTGGAAAGTATAAATACTTCTTGGATGTTGGAAACACAAAGGATGTTGGAAACACAACACTTTTTTG GCTAATATTGATTTTGCAGTATGATGGATAA
- the LOC115995387 gene encoding DEAD-box ATP-dependent RNA helicase 56-like isoform X2, which produces MLESLDMRRDVQVIFKMTPHDKQAMMFSATLSKEIRPVCKQFMQEPMEIYVDDETKLTLHGLVQALHFIGRGREKPQIE; this is translated from the exons ATGCTAGAATCACTGG ACATGAGGAGAGATGTGCAGGTGATCTTCAAGATGACTCCTCATGACAAGCAAGCTATGATGTTTTCAGCAACTCTCAGTAAAGAGATCCGCCCTGTTTGCAAACAATTTATGCAAGAG CCAATGgaaatttatgttgatgatgaGACCAAGTTGACTCTTCACGGTCTTGTACAGG CACTACATTTTATTGGACGAGGCAGAGAAAAACCGCAAATTGAATGA
- the LOC115995387 gene encoding DEAD-box ATP-dependent RNA helicase 56-like isoform X1, which produces MLDLCRDMRLREKEREFGRRRQEATIGGGGCDENYPCRFGRACFRERPPLDMRRDVQVIFKMTPHDKQAMMFSATLSKEIRPVCKQFMQEPMEIYVDDETKLTLHGLVQALHFIGRGREKPQIE; this is translated from the exons ATGTTAGATCTATGTAGGGAtatgagattgagagagaaagaaagagagtttgGTCGAAGGAGACAAGAAGCCACCATCGGAGGTGGTGGTTGTGATGAAAATTATCCTTGCCGATTTGGGCGGGCTTGTTTCAGAGAGAGACCACCACTCG ACATGAGGAGAGATGTGCAGGTGATCTTCAAGATGACTCCTCATGACAAGCAAGCTATGATGTTTTCAGCAACTCTCAGTAAAGAGATCCGCCCTGTTTGCAAACAATTTATGCAAGAG CCAATGgaaatttatgttgatgatgaGACCAAGTTGACTCTTCACGGTCTTGTACAGG CACTACATTTTATTGGACGAGGCAGAGAAAAACCGCAAATTGAATGA